The genomic segment ATGAACACGCGTGCGACGGCGCTCTTGCGGCGGCCCGTGCCGTAATTCCAGTTACCGATCATGTGGGCTCCCCTTAGATCTCGAGCGCTTTCGGCTGTTGTGCCGAATGCGGATGCGTTGCTTCAGCGTAGACCTTCAGCTTCTTGATCATCGCGTAGCCGAGCGGGCCCTTCGGCAGCATGCCCTTGACCGCTTTCTCGAGCGCACGGCCCGGGAAGCGTTCTTGCATCTTGCCGAACGTCGTTTCATAGATACCGCCCGGGTAACCCGAGTGACGGTAGTACTTCTTGTCAGTAGCCTTGTTGCCCGTGACCTTCAGCTTGCCTGCGTTGATAACGATGATGAAATCACCGGTGTCGACGTGGGGAGTGAATTCTGGCTTGTGCTTGCCGCGAAGACGGTGTGCCACTTCGCTGGCGACACGCCCGAGAACCTTATCCGTCGCGTCAATCACGTACCATTCACGCGTAACCTCATGGGCTTTTGCGGAAAACGTCTTCATGATCGATCCAAAAAAATTGCTGCGCCCAATATGTTTTTTCCTGCTTGTAGTGTGCGCATCGAGGCGCGTGCAGGCTCTCCCTGGTTCTTCCTCCGCGGGCGCGAATGCGGAAAAGCCTTGAATTATAAAGGACTTTGCGGCAGCAAGTCAAAATGTGCGGGGGTTTTTTGAGAAGTAACCGTGACTGAAGGACTCTGGAGAAGCCCCTTTGCGCCCTTTCCGTGCCCGAAACCTGATCGGGCGGGTCGGGAAAGCGAC from the Paraburkholderia fungorum genome contains:
- the rplM gene encoding 50S ribosomal protein L13 yields the protein MKTFSAKAHEVTREWYVIDATDKVLGRVASEVAHRLRGKHKPEFTPHVDTGDFIIVINAGKLKVTGNKATDKKYYRHSGYPGGIYETTFGKMQERFPGRALEKAVKGMLPKGPLGYAMIKKLKVYAEATHPHSAQQPKALEI